The following coding sequences lie in one Fusarium poae strain DAOMC 252244 chromosome 1, whole genome shotgun sequence genomic window:
- a CDS encoding hypothetical protein (BUSCO:15168at5125), which yields MSTIQQLKNFIRHGKQARAAPEEAPRKTEQQQAPAVQHKNASDPSNYGRSQEPAGHDYDDEYSRSKSKKRIDDEKLAKLIAEENASKSKFPRYPGLERWELVDKMGDGAFSNVYRARDTTGQQGEVAIKVVRKYEMNSMQGNKHLHPDFKKVPKAAERSNILKEVQIMRQLDHPNIIKLVEFSESRQYYYIVLELAPGGELFHQIVRLTYFSEELSRHVIVQVAQALEYLHEEKGVVHRDIKPENILFEPIPTVPSKHPKPKQPGDEDKVDEGEFIPGQGAGGIGRIKIADFGLSKIVWDNQTMTPCGTVGYTAPEIVKDERYSKSVDMWALGCVLYTLLCGFPPFYDESIEVLTEKVAKGQYTFLSPWWDEISKSAQDLISHLLTVDPEKRYTITEFLAHPWIAGNGPTPRDEVKKVDGTLRAFDATKFEEAGRRYDFRSPGAVNLREVFDVGYAVHRQEEEGKRRAQIGPKGTPARFLGGLNEEEEDEDHMEIDGQENDGAKPNAATKALEQSMRKANIRDQEQQQQSRGRERERTEKGYGQHSATVAAAARQQVRDRNRQRGAFELNLDNATLLGKRNKKVPVMGV from the exons ATGTCTACCATTCAGCAACTTAAGAATTTCATCCGGCACG GCAAGCAAGCTCGTGCAGCCCCCGAAGAGGCCCCACGAAAGACAGAACAGCAACAGGCGCCTGCAGTCCAGCATAAGAATGCTTCAGACCCTAGCAACTACGGACGCTCACAAGAACCCGCCGGCCACGATTATGATGACGAGTACTCACgcagcaagagcaagaagcgTATTGACGATGAGAAGCTCGCCAAGCTTATCGCCGAGGAGAATGCCAGTAAGAGTAAATTCCCTCGCTACCCTGGCCTAGAGCGCTGGGAACTCGTCGACAAGATGGGCGACGGCGCCTTCAGCAATGTCTACCGCGCTCGCGACACAACAGGTCAACAAGGCGAGGTCGCCATCAAAGTCGTACGCAAGTACGAGATGAACAGCATGCAG GGAAACAAACATTTACATCCGGACTTCAAGAAGGTCCCCAAGGCAGCAGAG CGATCAAATATTCTCAAGGAGGTCCAGATTATGCGTCAACTTGATCACCCCAACATTATCAAGCTTGTCGAGTTTTCCGAATCCCGACAATACTACTACATTGTTCTCGAACTTGCCCCTGGTGGCGAGCTTTTCCACCAGATTGTTCGCTTGACATATTTCAGCGAGGAATTGTCCCGACACGTTATTGTTCAGGTCGCCCAGGCTCTAGAATATCTCCATGAGGAGAAGGGCGTTGTTCATCG TGACATCAAGCCCGAGAACATTCTGTTCGAGCCCATTCCTACGGTGCCTTCCAAACACCCTAAGCCCAAACAGCCTGGTGACGAGGACAAGGTCGATGAGGGTGAATTCATCCCCGGTCAGGGTGCCGGTGGAATTGGCCGCATCAAAATTGCCGACTTTGGTCTTTCCAAGATTGTCTGGGATAACCAGACCATGACGCCTTGTGGAACTGTTGGCTACACAGCACCCGAGATCGTCAAGGATGAGCGCTACTCCAAGTCAGTCGATATGTGGGCTCTGGGTTGTGTGCTTTACACTCTGCTCTGTGGTTTCCCACCATTTTACGATGAGAGCATCGAGGTGCTCACTGAGAAGGTTGCCAAGGGCCAATACACCTTCTTGTCTCCTTGGTGGGATGAGATCTCCAAGTCCGCTCAAGATCTCATCAGCCATCTGTTGACCGTGGATCCTGAGAAGCGTTACACGATCACTGAGTTCTTGGCTCATCCCTGGATTGCCGGAAACGGACCTACTCCTCGGGATGAGGTGAAGAAGGTAGATGGTACGCTCCGCGCCTTTGACGCCACCAAGTTTGAGGAGGCTGGCCGGCGATACGACTTCCGATCTCCTGGTGCTGTTAACCTTCGTGAGGTTTTTGATGTCGGTTACGCCGTGCATCgccaggaagaagagggcAAGCGAAGGGCACAGATCGGACCTAAGGGCACACCTGCACGATTCCTTGGTGGCCTcaacgaggaagaggaagacgaagATCACATGGAGATTGACGGCCAAGAAAACGACGGCGCCAAGCCTAACGCAGCCACCAAGGCTCTCGAACAAAGCATGCGAAAGGCCAACATTCGAGACCaggagcagcaacaacagtcTCGAGGTCGCGAACGGGAGCGGACTGAGAAGGGCTATGGCCAACACTCAGCGACTGTCGCTGCGGCAGCTCGACAGCAGGTCCGTGACCGCAACCGCCAACGCGGAGCTTTCGAGCTCAACTTGGATAACGCAACCCTACTGGGCAAGCGAAACAAGAAAGTGCCCGTCATGGGGGTTTAG
- a CDS encoding hypothetical protein (TransMembrane:12 (i55-78o98-116i128-145o157-176i188-208o220-242i294-321o327-345i357-376o382-404i416-438o450-471i)) — protein MVTMEKDPIPVPFPPPAAVDDVDSTLGKEDGVAVHYGESMSPLEKGLLWKQDMRIIPLSAAIYFLSFLDRTNIGNAMILNSSTNNDMQRETNMSDHQFVISLMVFLVSYAVFEVPSNMLLKKLRPSRWLAFLMFCWGAMTILTAATNSFGSVTAVRFLLGVFEAGLFPGLVFYLTFWYKHDERSVRVAFILASATLAGAFGGAIAYGIGHMNGVSGLSGWRWLFIIEGIPSCLAAFLVLFFLPDYPERAKWLSEAEKDMAIHRLYYEGSKESHPTMNWAEAKETLMDWRLYAHYAIYFASGPAFASLSLFAPSITVGLGYFDLKAQLMTVPPWAIAYVCQVLVAWSADRFNARGVHTAMAAAVGAVGFIVSAALPADAYQARYGGLIMATAGSFACMPPMLGWLSSNVFTTASTGLAIALNVSLGGGIGQIPGVWIYQTSERQGGFTTGHWVNAALLLFVAVMALGLRLFYGWKNRQLREYAEAHGVPYRCYKL, from the exons ATGGTGACCATGGAAAAGGATCCCATCCCGGTGCCTTTTCCTCCTCCGGctgctgttgatgatgtcgacTCAACCCTCGGAAAAGAAGAT GGCGTCGCTGTTCACTATGGCGAGTCCATGAGCCCGCTTGAAAAGGGTCTTCTCTGGAAACAGGACATGCGCATCATCCCGCTGTCGGCCGCCATCTATTTCCTCTCCTTCCTCGACCGAACGAACATAGGAAACGCCATGATCCTCAACTCGTCAACCAACAACGACATGCAGCGCGAGACCAACATGTCAGACCACCAGTTCGTTATCTCCCTCATGGTATTCCTCGTATCATACGCCGTCTTCGAAGTTCCAAGTAATATgctcctcaagaagctccgACCCAGCCGATGGCTCGCCTTTCTCATGTTTTGCTGGGGTGCCATGACCATTCTTACGGCTGCGACAAACAGTTTTGGTAGCGTTACGGCAGTGCGTTTTCTGTTGGGTGTTTTCGAAGCTGGATTGTTTCCTGGGCTGGTGTTTTACTTGACTTTCTGGTACAAGCACGACGAGCGTAGTGTTCG CGTCGCTTTCATCCTTGCATCTGCGACTCTTGCTGGTGCA TTTGGCGGCGCAATTGCGTATGGCATTGGTCACATGAATGGTGTTTCCGGTCTCTCTGGCTGGCGATGGCTTTTCATCATCGAGGGCATCCCGTCCTGTCTTGCAGCTTTTCtggtcctcttcttcttgcccgATTACCCAGAGCGGGCAAAGTGGCTGTCCGAGGCTGAGAAAGACATGGCCATTCACCGGTTGTACTATGAGGGTTCTAAGGAATCACACCCGACTATGAATTGGGCTGAGGCTAAGGAGACCCTGATGGATTGGCGATTATACGCCCACTACGCCATTTACTTTGCATCTGGACCTGCATTTGCCAGTTTGAGCTTGTTTGCACCTTCGATTACTGTTGGGTTGGGTTATTTCGATTTGAAAGCGCAGCTGATGACTGTTCCCCCATGGGCCATTGCTTATG TATGTCAAGTCCTAGTGGCTTGGTCGGCGGATCGCTTCAATGCCAGAGGTGTTCACACAGCCATGGCTGCAGCTGTAGGCGCCGTTGGTTTCATTGTATCAGCCGCCCTCCCGGCCGATGCATACCAAGCCCGGTATGGAGGCCTCATCATGGCAACTGCTGGTTCCTTCGCGTGTATGCCGCCTATGCTTGGATGGCTTAGTTCCAACGTGTTTACGACAGCATCCACTGGTCTTGCTATTGCCCTCAATGTTAGTCTCGGTGGCGGAATCGGTCAGATCCCCGGTGTTTGGATTTACCAGACGTCTGAACGACAAGGCGGGTTCACAACAGGGCATTGGGTCAATGCTGCATTGCTCCTCTTCGTAGCTGTAATGGCCTTAGGCCTAAGATTGTTTTATGGTTGGAAGAACCGGCAGTTGAGGGAGTACGCTGAAGCACACGGGGTGCCTTATCGTTGTTACAAGTTGTAG
- a CDS encoding hypothetical protein (TransMembrane:6 (i42-61o99-117i129-149o161-182i221-238o244-265i)), producing the protein MVRAAESSAVGNARDEETPLLGSSPINPLNKKTWTHRLQHELSCSWADAVLLICYVVTGLLDSSSIQVWGTFVSMQTGNTVYVGLGLASFMTSTPGPRLYKSALSIASFCLGSFLFARFHRLFSPRRRWVLCASFTLQALLTSAAALIVTFRPPSQNPDSLAWNVLLPIVLMAFQSCGQAVASRALKQNALISLVLTSVYCDLFSDKDLFALDNVSRNQRAAAPLLLLFGVFVGGLFAQSSVGITGALWIAAGLKLCMVMAWFVWPSEEESEED; encoded by the exons ATGGTCCGGGCAGCAGAGTCCAGCGCTGTTGGCAATGCGAGAGACGAAGAAACACCATTACTAGGATCTTCACCGATCAACCCGCTAAACAAAAAGACTTGGACGCATCGTCTACAACATGAATTGTCCTGTTCATGGGCAGACGCTGTGCTTCTTATCTGCTATGTCGTAACTGGACTTCTTGATAGCTCCTCCATCCAGGTCTGGGGAACCTTTGTGTCTATGCAGACTG GCAACACAGTCTATGTCGGACTTGGCCTCGCAAGTTTCATGACATCGACACCCGGTCCTCGTCTGTACAAATCCGCGCTGTCTATCGCGTCATTTTGTCTTGGATCTTTCTTATTCGCCCGCTTCCATCGTCTCTTCTCACCCAGACGCCGTTGGGTACTATGTGCTTCCTTCACCTTACAGGCCCTACTTACCAGCGCAGCGGCACTTATCGTCACATTTCGCCCACCAAGTCAAAACCCGGATAGCCTCGCATGGAACGTACTGCTACCGATAGTACTCATGGCCTTTCAGAGCTGCGGACAGGCGGTTGCGAGTCGAGCTCTGAAGCAGAACGCACTCATCAGTCTTGTCCTCACGAGTGTGTACTGTGACTTGTTCTCAGACAAAGATCTGTTTGCGCTAGATAACGTTTCAAGGAATCAACGTGCAGCTGCTCCTTTGCTGCTTCTTTTTGGTGTGTTTGTTGGTGGCTTGTTTGCGCAAAGCTCTGTCGGCATCACAGGAGCATTGTGGATCGCTGCCGGGTTGAAGCTGTGTATGGTCATGGCGTGGTTCGTCTGGCCATCAGAGGAAGAGTCGGAGGAAGATTAG
- a CDS encoding hypothetical protein (TransMembrane:4 (i20-44o163-181i227-252o278-298i)), translating to MMLKYITKPTRKGVADALLILAVIGSVISVILVFIVFIAGTTIIRGDPDHLLWKPLALVSFDGVISNNDTSRFLVRLNWYASSFGWEHPTAPRGLPKAGITSSGLRYHSTIVSDLHQIASELRLPEDTWNCPKPGPYEDPCGNIFFEAWRSFLASGGLPIPSWNVWINIVAALLLGTMDIFREWIIPNRPHWMKCRCIIGKRWCPLPKGSKEEIEQFDDYVWDKVRLAYWALSAGFFGVAAGHTCLNSVFFVRYLSYFEERLPDGISMHGRRRLASEILLWVAFGIKTFGALCMVIRWKLSRRPNGWMDGQNLGRIDRVKPNGTDGAKYTD from the exons ATGATGCTCAAATATATCACAAAGCCTACGAGAAAGGGCGTCGCTGATGCTCTACTCATTCTGGCTGTAATTGGAAGCGTTATATCAGTCATACTCGTCTTCATTGTCTTTATCGCGGGCACTACAATCATCCGTGGCGACCCTGACCATCTTCTCTGGAAGCCACTGGCTCTAGTATCG TTTGACGGCGTTATTTCCAACAATGACACCTCGCGCTTCTTGGTGCGCTTAAACTGGTATGCCAGTTCTTTTGGATGGGAACATCCCACAGCCCCCAGAGGTCTTCCCAAAGCTGGAATTACTTCTTCTGGCCTACGGTATCATTCTACTATCGTCAGTGATCTTCATCAGATTGCCTCAGAACTTCGGCTCCCTGAAGATACCTGGAATTGTCCCAAGCCCGGCCCATATGAAGACCCGTGCGGCAATATCTTCTTCGAGGCTTGGCGAAGCTTCTTGGCTAGCGGGGGACTCCCCATCCCTAGCTGGAACGTCTGGATCAACATAGTCGCAGCACTCTTACTAGGCACCATGGACATCTTCCGTGAGTGGATTATTCCCAACAGGCCTCACTGGATGAAGTGTCGGTGCATCATTGGCAAGCGATGGTGCCCTCTTCCCAAGGGTAGCAAGGAAGAGATAGAGCAGTTTGATGATTACGTCTGGGACAAGGTGCGCCTTGCCTACTGGGCCCTTTCGGCTGGTTTCTTTGGCGTTGCTGCTGGTCACACATGCCTTAACTCGGTATTCTTTGTGCGATATCTGAGCTATTTTGAGGAGAGGTTACCAGATGGCATCAGCATGCATGGCAGAAGACGACTGGCCTCCGAGATCTTGCTCTGGGTGGCTTTTGGTATTAAAACTTTTGGTGCACTCTGTATGGTAATTAGATGGAAGCTGAGCAGACGACCAAATGGCTGGATGGATGGACAGAACCTTGGCCGCATCGATCGCGTCAAGCCGAATGGCACAGATGGAGCAAAGTACACTGATTAG
- a CDS encoding hypothetical protein (MEROPS:MER0018170~CAZy:CE10) codes for MISHGGPTSYLGPGLKPRVQYFTSRGYAVLAFNYNGSCAHGRAYRNALWGNWGLVDSDDAAEFANHLTETGQVKAGGVGITGVSAGGYNTLRSLTRHANTFAGGVCLSGVSDIKRLDDSTHKLESDYTDHLVLASGADKSEKDKICHERSPLFEAHKITAPLLLLHGGADKITPLDQALEMSSAIKKAGGEVELIVVDSEGHGFGQPRNVRLWLEEEEKWWRKTLL; via the coding sequence GTCACGGCGGCCCGACATCATACCTTGGCCCAGGCCTCAAACCACGAGTCCAATACTTTACCTCGAGAGGCTATGCCGTTCTGGCCTTCAACTACAACGGCTCGTGCGCTCATGGAAGGGCATACCGCAACGCCCTCTGGGGAAACTGGGGGCTGGTGGATTCAGACGATGCTGCCGAGTTCGCAAATCATCTCACAGAAACTGGACAAGTAAAAGCAGGGGGAGTTGGAATAACTGGTGTCAGTGCAGGAGGGTACAATACCCTACGAAGCTTAACTCGTCATGCAAATACTTTTGCTGGCGGGGTTTGTCTCTCGGGTGTAAGTGATATCAAGCGTCTTGATGACTCGACGCACAAGCTGGAATCCGACTACACGGACCATTTGGTCTTGGCATCAGGTGCAGATAAGAGCGAAAAGGACAAGATATGCCATGAGAGAAGTCCATTGTTTGAAGCCCACAAGATCACGGCTCCACTACTGCTTCTGCATGGTGGTGCGGACAAGATTACGCCACTGGACCAGGCGCTGGAGATGTCTAGTGCTATCAAGAAGGCAGGTGGTGAAGTTGAACTTATAGTTGTGGATTCTGAAGGCCATGGTTTTGGTCAGCCGAGGAATGTGAGGCTTtggctggaggaggaagagaagtgGTGGAGAAAGACGTTGCTGTAA